GCCGACAACACATCGACTAATCAACATGCTGCCTTTAGCCCACTGCCTGATTCAGTATGGTTTATGTAATGATAGAAAGAGAAATGTGAATTCGCGTAATAGCGCACACTTTCTTTTGGTCGCTAGCGACGGATAACGGAAACCGGCACCTTTACCTGCTGCTGTTTCTGCATGAAGGTGATCAGAACAATGGCCCGTTCCTCACCATCGTAGGCCTGAAAGATAGCGCTGATGCCCTTGAACGGCCCTTCGTCCAGCTCAACCGGTTGGCCCGGCTTGATACCACCCTGCTCCGCGACTTTATCCAGGCTGACTTTGATGTGCTCAATCACCTCATCGGCGATGGCGGCCGGCTTGTTGGCAAATCCCACGATACGAGCGACCCCCCGCGTGGAGCGAAGCTTCGACCACATCGGATCGGTCTGCTCCAGGTTCACAAACAGGTAACCGGGAAACAGCGGCTCCAACTTTCTGGTCCGCTTGCCGGCCCGGATCTTCTCCACCTCAATCTTTGGGTAGAAACAGGCCACCTCCTGATTCTGCAAATGTTGCAGTGCCCTATCCCCTTGGGCCGGTTTGTATTGCAAAGCATACCAAGTCATGAAACATCCATCTTTGGGGTCAGACCCCAGAACATTTGATCAGGTGAAATGTCTTGGGGTCTGACCCCAACTTCAAAAATACCAGCTACCCGCCGCAATGAAATGCGGATTCAGCACATCTTCCTTGCCGTATTTCAGGGGTTCGCCCTGGGGCGTCTGCACGTTGCCGCCAGCGGCCAGGAGGATGGCGTGGGCGGCGGCGGTGTCCCATTCGCTGGTGGGCCCCATGCGGGGATAGATGTCGGCATGGCCCTCCGCTATGCGGCAGAACTTCAGGGAGCTGCCCGCCTGCACGGTTTCGTGGTCGCCAAGGCTATCAATAAAGGTGCGGGTTTCCTCGTTCAGGTGGTTTTTACTAGCCACCACCCGCAAGGTTTCCCGGGGTTCCACTACGCGAATGCGGTGTATGCGGCCAGTGCGATCACGCATGCTGGCGCCCTCGCCTTTGATGCCCCAGAAGGCTTCTTTCAGTGCCGGCGCGGTGACCACGCCCATCACCGGTTCGCCGTCTTCGATCATGGCGATGTTGACAGTGAACTCACCGGTGCGCTGGGTGAAATCCTTGGTGCCGTCGATCGGGTCAATCAACCAGAAACGACGCCAGTGTTTGCGCTCTTCCCAGGGAATCTCTGCACCTTCTTCCGACAGAATCGGTATATCCCTTGTCAGGTTGCGCAGCCCCTTCACGATAATGTCGTGGCTGGCCGTGTCGGCCGCGGTGATGGGTGACTGATCTTCCTTATAACTCACCTTGAAGTCGGACTGGTAGATATGCAGCACCTTCTCGCTGGCTTCATCAGCAATTCTGATCACGTCCGGAAGAATCGAGCTGTAATACATGTTTGCATCCTGCTGGCCGTATCTACCGCAATAATAGCAAATTTTGGGGTCAGACCCCCGGACATTTGGTGGGGCGAAATGTCTTGGGGTCTGACCCCAACTTGAATTTTTGGGCGGGTTGCGGCAAATTGTTGCGGTTACAAATCAATTCACAAGGACTGTGAGATGCCCCGCCGACCACGGATTTGTCCGGCCGGGATGCCCCAGCATGTTATTCAGCGGGGGAATAACCGGCAGGAATGTTTTCAGGATCTGGCCGATCGCGCCACTTATGCGACCTATCTTTCCCGCTATCAACGTGAGTTTCAGGTGGATATTCACGCCTGGGTACTGATGAGCAACCATACTCATCTGTTAGTAACGCCCAACGTTGACGGCGCGCTCTCAAGCCTTATGAAGGCCGTTGGTCAGCGCTATGCCCAGTATTACAACCATAAATATGACCGCACCGGCACCTTGTGGGAGGGGCGGTTCAAATCCTGCCTGGTGGATACCGATCAGTATTTCCTGCAATGCCAGCGGTATATCGAGCTTAACCCGGTGAAGGCGGGCATGGTGGAGTATGCCGGCGACTATCAATGGTCCAGCTATAACTGCCATGCCTACGGGATGCGCTCGGGCATGCATACGCCACACGACTGCTATCTGAACTTTCAACCCGATGCCGAGAGGCGCTTCATCAGCTACCGCTCGTTCGTCGCCAGTCCCAGCCCTGACGGAATGGATGAGCAGATTCACTATGCGGCGATCTCCGGCAAGCCGCTCGGTTCTGAAAAATTTCGGGAGCGTATCAAGGCGAAATTCGGAGAGTTCTAATTTGGGGTCAGACCCCAGGACATTTGATGAGGTGAAATGTCCGGGGGTCTGACCCCAATTTTATATTTCGACTTCTTCGAAGAGTTCGGGCACTTCGGCGGGCCAGCCGAATTTCTCGGTGATGCGTTTGCGCATTGTGTCGCTGGCGACGGGTTCGCCGTGAGTGACGTAGACTTTTTCCGGCTTCAGGGTGCCCTGCTCCAGCCAGGCCAGGATTTCGTTATAGTCGCCGTGGGCGCTCATGGAATCGAGGTTGTGAATTTCCGCTTTCACTGGCCAGTATTCGCCGTGGATTTTGACGGATTCGGCACCGCTTACGAGTGCATCGCCACGGGTGCCCGGCGCCTGGAAGCCGGCAAAAACCACGCTGTTGCGGGGGTTTGGCAACAGGGTTTTCAGGTGGTGCAGCACGCGGCCACCGGAGGCCATGCCACTGGCGGAGACAATCACGCAGGGGTAGCGCACGGCGTCGAGCTCGATCGATTCCTCAACGGTTCTGACGAATTCGGTTTTCTCATCCATCAGCTCACATTGGGCGCGGTTGAGTTTATGCTCTTTGTGGTGCTGGCAGAATATTTCTGTGGCTTTGATGGCCATCGGGCTGTTCAGGTACACCGGCAGTTTCGGGATCTTGTCCTGCCCCATGAGTTTGTGAATCACGTACAGGAGCATCTGGGCGCGGCCCACCGCAAACGCGGGCATTAATACGATACCTCCCCGGCCAGCGGTTTTGGTGATGATGTCAGCCAGGTCGCCTTCCGGGTCTGATTCCCCGTGAGTTCGGTCGCCGTAAGTGGATTCGCACACCAGAACGTCCGCATGTTGCAACGGCTCGGGTGGTCGCATAATAAGGTCGTTCTGGCGCCCCACATCACCGCTGAACACCACCGTGCGCGCGGCGCCTTTGTGGTGAACGTGCACGCAGGATGAACCCAGGATGTGCCCCGCCGGAGTGAAGCTCACTTCAAAGCCTTTCACGGGTTCGAACTTCTCGTGGTAGTGCAGGGACTCGAAGTGCTTGAGGGCTTCCCGGGCGTCTTTTTCGGTGAACAGCGGCTCGGGTTTTTCGTGCTTGGAGAATTTCTTCCGGAACGCGTACTTGGCATCTTCTTCCTGCAGAAAGCCGGCATCTGGCAGCAGCACTTTGCACAGCTCATGAGTTGCCTTGGTGCAGTAGATCTTGCCCTTGAAGCCGTTTTTCACCAGTGCAGGCAGGTAGCCGGAGTGATCAATGTGGGCGTGGGTGAGCACCACGGCATTGATGGTTGACGGGTCTACCGGAAACGTCGCCCAGTTTCGCCGCCGCAAGGTTTTTACCCCCTGATACATGCCGCAATCCACCAGCAGGCGGTGGTTTTCATCAGAGAGCAGATAGCGAGAGCCGGTGACGGTGCCTGTGCCGCCGAGGAAGCGAAGTTTCATAGGCGTGTAAATCCTTGTCTGGTGGATACTATTTCCAGCTTAGCGCAAAAATACTAACGGGTCTGTCCCCAACGGGGACTGACCCACTTTTGCCCGTCTGTTGCACTAAGCCCGAGCCCATGGGTTCCAAGATGGGTCAGTCCCCGTTCGGGGACAGACCCTCGGGAGATAGGCCGCGGTAAAAATGGGTCAGTCCCCATTCGGGGACAGACCCTTCAACAGCCCCTTTACAGGCCTTGCAGATAGGCGGCAAGTGCCTGGATATCTGTTTCGGACAGCACAGCGGAAATACCAATCATGGGGGAGGTGTGTTTTGCTGGGTCCATGCCCTGGAAGCGTTTCAGCGCCAGCGTGACGTATTCCGCAGGCTGGCCGGCCAGGCGGGGCATGTCGCGGAAGCCTTCTGCGGTTTTGCCGTGGCAGGCGGCACAGCGCTGTTCGTAGAACTGCCCGCCCTTTCCGGCAAGCCTGGGATCGGCACCGGGGCGGGGCTGAGCCTTCTGTTCGCTGTAATACACGGCGATATCAATGCGCTCCTCTACGGTGAGAGTTTTCGCCAGCTGAGACATTACGTAATCCTCTCGGGCACCGCTGCCGAATTTCTCGAACTGCTCGAACAGATACAAAGGGTGCTGGCCTGCCAGGTTCGGGATGTAGTCGCGTTTACTGTTGCCGTCGCGGCCGTGGCAATAGCCG
The window above is part of the Marinobacter sp. THAF197a genome. Proteins encoded here:
- the rfaH gene encoding transcription/translation regulatory transformer protein RfaH, which codes for MTWYALQYKPAQGDRALQHLQNQEVACFYPKIEVEKIRAGKRTRKLEPLFPGYLFVNLEQTDPMWSKLRSTRGVARIVGFANKPAAIADEVIEHIKVSLDKVAEQGGIKPGQPVELDEGPFKGISAIFQAYDGEERAIVLITFMQKQQQVKVPVSVIRR
- the cysQ gene encoding 3'(2'),5'-bisphosphate nucleotidase CysQ, translating into MYYSSILPDVIRIADEASEKVLHIYQSDFKVSYKEDQSPITAADTASHDIIVKGLRNLTRDIPILSEEGAEIPWEERKHWRRFWLIDPIDGTKDFTQRTGEFTVNIAMIEDGEPVMGVVTAPALKEAFWGIKGEGASMRDRTGRIHRIRVVEPRETLRVVASKNHLNEETRTFIDSLGDHETVQAGSSLKFCRIAEGHADIYPRMGPTSEWDTAAAHAILLAAGGNVQTPQGEPLKYGKEDVLNPHFIAAGSWYF
- a CDS encoding transposase; the protein is MPRRPRICPAGMPQHVIQRGNNRQECFQDLADRATYATYLSRYQREFQVDIHAWVLMSNHTHLLVTPNVDGALSSLMKAVGQRYAQYYNHKYDRTGTLWEGRFKSCLVDTDQYFLQCQRYIELNPVKAGMVEYAGDYQWSSYNCHAYGMRSGMHTPHDCYLNFQPDAERRFISYRSFVASPSPDGMDEQIHYAAISGKPLGSEKFRERIKAKFGEF
- a CDS encoding MBL fold metallo-hydrolase RNA specificity domain-containing protein, which translates into the protein MKLRFLGGTGTVTGSRYLLSDENHRLLVDCGMYQGVKTLRRRNWATFPVDPSTINAVVLTHAHIDHSGYLPALVKNGFKGKIYCTKATHELCKVLLPDAGFLQEEDAKYAFRKKFSKHEKPEPLFTEKDAREALKHFESLHYHEKFEPVKGFEVSFTPAGHILGSSCVHVHHKGAARTVVFSGDVGRQNDLIMRPPEPLQHADVLVCESTYGDRTHGESDPEGDLADIITKTAGRGGIVLMPAFAVGRAQMLLYVIHKLMGQDKIPKLPVYLNSPMAIKATEIFCQHHKEHKLNRAQCELMDEKTEFVRTVEESIELDAVRYPCVIVSASGMASGGRVLHHLKTLLPNPRNSVVFAGFQAPGTRGDALVSGAESVKIHGEYWPVKAEIHNLDSMSAHGDYNEILAWLEQGTLKPEKVYVTHGEPVASDTMRKRITEKFGWPAEVPELFEEVEI
- a CDS encoding c-type cytochrome, whose translation is MQNRSTQFLLFIAVLALTPCAGASSVYSALAQLEEIVADDERRQTSYDAGEERIRFCGYCHGRDGNSKRDYIPNLAGQHPLYLFEQFEKFGSGAREDYVMSQLAKTLTVEERIDIAVYYSEQKAQPRPGADPRLAGKGGQFYEQRCAACHGKTAEGFRDMPRLAGQPAEYVTLALKRFQGMDPAKHTSPMIGISAVLSETDIQALAAYLQGL